From the genome of Glycine max cultivar Williams 82 chromosome 2, Glycine_max_v4.0, whole genome shotgun sequence, one region includes:
- the LOC102660211 gene encoding protein DETOXIFICATION 29 isoform X1 → MVESKKLGYLAGPAIFSFVSKYSLGAFTQIFAGHVGTIDLAAVSVENSLIAGFSYGIMLGMGSALETLCGQAVGAGKLDMLGVYMQRSWVLLLSMAFVLWPMYIFAGQVLKFIGQDTQISEAAGTFAIWMIPQLFAYALNFPVAKFLQAQVLSWLLMVKLELGLVGAAVVLNGSWWWLSWFMCLVGGVGLRGTASRGKRFGISVDSFASLLLLLLCFAWKHVLYGSDFVCWIPQECTSLCRRLLYLHEYIRLDHHGIFWDERRHKELPLVRDGRLLLPM, encoded by the exons ATGGTGGAGTCCAAGAAGCTCGGGTACCTCGCCGGCCCCGCCATCTTCTCCTTCGTCTCAAAGTACTCCCTCGGCGCCTTCACTCAAATCTTTGCCGGCCACGTCGGCACCATTGACCTCGCCGCCGTCTCCGTCGAAAACTCCCTCATCGCCGGCTTCTCCTACGGCATAATG CTAGGGATGGGAAGCGCGTTGGAAACGCTGTGTGGACAAGCGGTGGGAGCAGGGAAGCTTGACATGCTGGGAGTGTACATGCAGCGGTCATGGGTGTTACTTCTCAGCATGGCTTTTGTTCTGTGGCCTATGTACATCTTCGCGGGACAAGTTCTGAAGTTCATAGGGCAAGACACCCAAATTTCGGAGGCTGCGGGAACCTTCGCCATTTGGATGATTCCGCAGCTGTTTGCGTACGCGCTGAATTTTCCGGTGGCGAAGTTCCTGCAGGCGCAGGTGCTGAGTTGGCTGCTCATGGTGAAGCTCGAGTTGGGGCTGGTGGGCGCCGCCGTCGTGCTCAATGGCTCGTGGTGGTGGCTCAGTTGGTTTATGTGTTTGGTGGGTGGTGTTGGCCTGCGTGGAACGGCTTCTCGGGGGAAGCGTTTCGGAATCTCTGTGGATTCTTTCGCCTCTCTCTTGCTTCTGCTGTTATGCTTTG CTTGGAAACATGTACTTTATGGCTCTGATTTTGTTTGCTGGATACCTCAAGAATGCACAAGTCTTTGTAGACGCCTTCTCTATCTG CATGAATATATTAGGCTGGACCATCATGGTATCTTTTGGGATGAACGCCGCCACAAG GAGTTGCCATTGGTGCGGGATGGCAGGCTCTTGTTGCCTATGTAA
- the LOC102660211 gene encoding protein DETOXIFICATION 29 isoform X2, with product MVESKKLGYLAGPAIFSFVSKYSLGAFTQIFAGHVGTIDLAAVSVENSLIAGFSYGIMLGMGSALETLCGQAVGAGKLDMLGVYMQRSWVLLLSMAFVLWPMYIFAGQVLKFIGQDTQISEAAGTFAIWMIPQLFAYALNFPVAKFLQAQVLSWLLMVKLELGLVGAAVVLNGSWWWLSWFMCLVGGVGLRGTASRGKRFGISVDSFASLLLLLLCFAWKHVLYGSDFVCWIPQECTSLCRRLLYLHEYIRLDHHGIFWDERRHK from the exons ATGGTGGAGTCCAAGAAGCTCGGGTACCTCGCCGGCCCCGCCATCTTCTCCTTCGTCTCAAAGTACTCCCTCGGCGCCTTCACTCAAATCTTTGCCGGCCACGTCGGCACCATTGACCTCGCCGCCGTCTCCGTCGAAAACTCCCTCATCGCCGGCTTCTCCTACGGCATAATG CTAGGGATGGGAAGCGCGTTGGAAACGCTGTGTGGACAAGCGGTGGGAGCAGGGAAGCTTGACATGCTGGGAGTGTACATGCAGCGGTCATGGGTGTTACTTCTCAGCATGGCTTTTGTTCTGTGGCCTATGTACATCTTCGCGGGACAAGTTCTGAAGTTCATAGGGCAAGACACCCAAATTTCGGAGGCTGCGGGAACCTTCGCCATTTGGATGATTCCGCAGCTGTTTGCGTACGCGCTGAATTTTCCGGTGGCGAAGTTCCTGCAGGCGCAGGTGCTGAGTTGGCTGCTCATGGTGAAGCTCGAGTTGGGGCTGGTGGGCGCCGCCGTCGTGCTCAATGGCTCGTGGTGGTGGCTCAGTTGGTTTATGTGTTTGGTGGGTGGTGTTGGCCTGCGTGGAACGGCTTCTCGGGGGAAGCGTTTCGGAATCTCTGTGGATTCTTTCGCCTCTCTCTTGCTTCTGCTGTTATGCTTTG CTTGGAAACATGTACTTTATGGCTCTGATTTTGTTTGCTGGATACCTCAAGAATGCACAAGTCTTTGTAGACGCCTTCTCTATCTG CATGAATATATTAGGCTGGACCATCATGGTATCTTTTGGGATGAACGCCGCCACAAG TAA
- the LOC100527895 gene encoding 60S ribosomal protein L27a gives MTTRFKKNRKKRGHVSAGHGRIGKHRKHPGGRGNAGGMHHHRILFDKYHPGFFGKVGMRYFHKLRNKFYSPIVNVEKLWSLIPQDAKEKALKSKDTAPLIDVTQHGYFKVLGKGVLPQNQPFVVKAKLISKIAEKKIKEAGGAVLLTA, from the coding sequence ATGACGACCCGATTCAAGAAGAACCGCAAGAAGCGCGGCCACGTGAGCGCCGGTCATGGCCGTATCGGAAAGCACCGTAAGCACCCCGGCGGCCGGGGAAACGCCGGTGGCATGCATCACCACAGGATCCTGTTCGACAAGTACCATCCGGGCTTCTTCGGTAAGGTGGGAATGAGGTACTTCCATAAGCTTCGCAATAAATTCTACTCCCCCATCGTCAACGTCGAAAAGCTATGGTCTCTCATACCCCAAGACGCGAAGGAAAAAGCCCTAAAATCGAAGGACACTGCCCCTCTAATCGACGTCACACAGCACGGGTACTTCAAGGTCCTCGGAAAAGGTGTTCTGCCCCAAAATCAGCCTTTTGTTGTTAAGGCCAAGCTTATTTCCAAGATCGCCGAGAAGAAGATTAAGGAAGCCGGTGGCGCTGTTCTTCTCACCGCTTAG
- the LOC100775951 gene encoding ABC transporter B family member 26, chloroplastic isoform X1, which translates to MPLLLARTPPSSLSPFPLQNARAPLITASQKRFPLAATRIVLFTSRRSILASPPPKCASINGVSVPNNPEASGEEQQQVYNASELLERIRKWVGILPSILPGGRWWEFSGDVDVQVVAQPVTVWRALGKMWDLVAGDRWVIFAAFSALIVAAISEISIPHLLTASIFSAQSADLTVYHRNVRLLVLLCVASGICSGIRGCFFGIANMILVKRMRETLYSSLLLQDISFFDNETVGDLTSRLGADCQQVSRVIGNDLNLIMRNVLQGGGSLIYLLILSWPLGLSTLVVCSILAAVMLRYGRYQKKAARLIQEVTASANDVAQETFSLVRTVRVYGTEEEEHGRYKWWLEKLADISLRQSAAYGVWNFSFNILYHSTQVIAVLFGGMSILAGHITAEKLTKFILYSEWLIYSTWWVGDNISNLMQSVGASEKVFHLMDLLPSSQFIERGVTLQRLTGRIEFLNVSFHYPSRPTVSVVQHVNFVVYPGEVVAIVGLSGSGKSTLVNLLLRLYEPTNGQILIDDIPLKDLDIMWWRERVGFVGQEPKLFRMDISSNIRYGCTRDVKQEDIEWAAKQAYAHNFISALPNGYETLVDDDLLSGGQKQRIAIARALLRDPKILILDEATSALDAESEHNVKGVLRSVRSDSATRSVIVIAHRLSTIQAADRIVVMDGGHIIEMGSHRELLLKDGLYARLTRKQADAMA; encoded by the exons ATGCCTCTTCTTCTCGCACGCACCCCACCATCCTCACTCTCTCCATTCCCTCTTCAAAACGCACGCGCGCCTCTAATCACTGCCTCTCAGAAGCGCTTCCCTCTTGCCGCAACTCGAATAGTTCTTTTCACTTCCCGGCGCAGCATTCTAGCATCCCCTCCTCCCAAGTGCGCCTCCATCAACGGAGTCTCTGTTCCGAACAATCCAGAAGCTTCCGGAGAAGAACAACAACAAGTCTATAATGCTTCCGAGCTTCTCGAGCGGATTCGGAAATGGGTCGGGATTTTACCGTCGATTCTCCCCGGCGGACGGTGGTGGGAGTTCTCCGGCGACGTCGACGTTCAGGTGGTGGCGCAGCCGGTGACCGTGTGGCGCGCGCTCGGGAAAATGTGGGACCTTGTCGCGGGTGACAGATGGGTCATCTTCGCTGCATTCTCTGCTCTCATTGTTGCTGCA ATTTCGGAGATTTCGATACCGCATCTCTTGACAGCATCAATCTTCTCAGCACAGAGTGCGGACCTTACTGTTTATCACCGGAATGTGCGGTTGTTGGTTCTGTTGTGCGTGGCTTCGGGAATATGCAG TGGAATACGAGGTTGCTTTTTTGGCATTGCAAACATGATTCTG gttaagagaatgagagaaACACTATACTCTTCTCTTCTTCTGCAG GATATATCGTTTTTTGACAATGAAACAGTAGGTGATTTGACAAGTAGGCTTGGGGCAGATTGCCAACAAGTGTCAAGGGTTATTGGAAATGATCTTAATTTGATAATGCGCAATGTTCTTCAG GGGGGAGGTTCATTAATCTACTTGTTGATTTTATCTTGGCCACTTGGCTTATCAACATTGGTGGTATGCTCCATATTAGCAGCAGTTATGTTACGTTATGGAAG GTACCAGAAAAAGGCAGCAAGGTTGATCCAAGAAGTCACTGCTTCTGCAAATGAT GTAGCCCAAGAGACATTCTCTCTGGTTAGAACTGTACGAGTTTATggaacagaagaagaagaacatggAAG GTATAAGTGGTGGCTGGAGAAATTAGCTGACATAAGCTTGCGACAAAGTGCTGCATATGGAGTTTGGAATTTTAGCTTTAACATTCTTTATCATTCAACTCAG GTTATTGCTGTGCTATTTGGAGGAATGTCTATTCTAGCAGGTCATATCACAGCCGAGAAACTTACCAAGTTTATATTATACAGTGAATGGTTAATTTATTCTACCTGGTGGGTGGGAGACAATATATCCAATTTGATGCAATCAGTTGGGGCTAGTGAAAAAGTATTCCACTTAATGGATCTCTTACCGAGCAGCCAATTCATAGAAAGAG GGGTAACATTGCAGAGGTTAACAGGGCGTATTGAGTTTCTAAATGTATCTTTTCACTATCCTTCAAGGCCAACG GTATCTGTAGTGCAACATGTGAACTTTGTTGTCTATCCTGGTGAGGTGGTTGCAATA GTTGGACTTAGTGGTAGTGGAAAAAGCACATTGGTGAATCTTTTGCTCCGTCTCTATGAGCCTACAAATGGTCAG ATTTTGATAGATGATATCCCTcttaaagatttggacatcATGTGGTGGAGAGAGAGAGTTGGATTTGTGGGCCAG GAACCCAAACTCTTCCGAATGGATATTAGTTCAAACATAAGATATGGATGTACGCGAGATGTAAAGCAGGAGGATATTGAATGGGCTGCAAAGCAGGCCTATGCCCACAACTTTATCTCAGCACTTCCCAATGGTTATGAAACACTTGTTGATGATGATCTGTTAAGTGGAGGACAAAAGCAGCGAATTGCTATTGCTAGGGCCCTTCTTAGGGACCCAAAAATATTGATCCTTGATGAAGCCACTAGTGCACTAGATGCTGAAAGTGAGCATAATGTCAAG GGTGTTCTTCGATCTGTTAGAAGTGACTCTGCAACAAGAAGTGTCATAGTCATTGCACACAG GCTTTCTACCATACAAGCAGCTGACAGGATTGTGGTGATGGATGGTGGTCACATTATTGAG ATGGGAAGTCACAGGGAACTTCTCTTAAAAGATGGTTTGTATGCACGGTTAACCAGAAAACAGGCTGATGCCATGGCATGA
- the LOC100775951 gene encoding ABC transporter B family member 26, chloroplastic isoform X2: MGHLRCILCSHCCCNFGDFDTASLDSINLLSTECGPYCLSPECAVVGSVVRGFGNMQVKIFGIRGCFFGIANMILVKRMRETLYSSLLLQDISFFDNETVGDLTSRLGADCQQVSRVIGNDLNLIMRNVLQGGGSLIYLLILSWPLGLSTLVVCSILAAVMLRYGRYQKKAARLIQEVTASANDVAQETFSLVRTVRVYGTEEEEHGRYKWWLEKLADISLRQSAAYGVWNFSFNILYHSTQVIAVLFGGMSILAGHITAEKLTKFILYSEWLIYSTWWVGDNISNLMQSVGASEKVFHLMDLLPSSQFIERGVTLQRLTGRIEFLNVSFHYPSRPTVSVVQHVNFVVYPGEVVAIVGLSGSGKSTLVNLLLRLYEPTNGQILIDDIPLKDLDIMWWRERVGFVGQEPKLFRMDISSNIRYGCTRDVKQEDIEWAAKQAYAHNFISALPNGYETLVDDDLLSGGQKQRIAIARALLRDPKILILDEATSALDAESEHNVKGVLRSVRSDSATRSVIVIAHRLSTIQAADRIVVMDGGHIIEMGSHRELLLKDGLYARLTRKQADAMA, encoded by the exons ATGGGTCATCTTCGCTGCATTCTCTGCTCTCATTGTTGCTGCA ATTTCGGAGATTTCGATACCGCATCTCTTGACAGCATCAATCTTCTCAGCACAGAGTGCGGACCTTACTGTTTATCACCGGAATGTGCGGTTGTTGGTTCTGTTGTGCGTGGCTTCGGGAATATGCAGGTCAAAATCTT TGGAATACGAGGTTGCTTTTTTGGCATTGCAAACATGATTCTG gttaagagaatgagagaaACACTATACTCTTCTCTTCTTCTGCAG GATATATCGTTTTTTGACAATGAAACAGTAGGTGATTTGACAAGTAGGCTTGGGGCAGATTGCCAACAAGTGTCAAGGGTTATTGGAAATGATCTTAATTTGATAATGCGCAATGTTCTTCAG GGGGGAGGTTCATTAATCTACTTGTTGATTTTATCTTGGCCACTTGGCTTATCAACATTGGTGGTATGCTCCATATTAGCAGCAGTTATGTTACGTTATGGAAG GTACCAGAAAAAGGCAGCAAGGTTGATCCAAGAAGTCACTGCTTCTGCAAATGAT GTAGCCCAAGAGACATTCTCTCTGGTTAGAACTGTACGAGTTTATggaacagaagaagaagaacatggAAG GTATAAGTGGTGGCTGGAGAAATTAGCTGACATAAGCTTGCGACAAAGTGCTGCATATGGAGTTTGGAATTTTAGCTTTAACATTCTTTATCATTCAACTCAG GTTATTGCTGTGCTATTTGGAGGAATGTCTATTCTAGCAGGTCATATCACAGCCGAGAAACTTACCAAGTTTATATTATACAGTGAATGGTTAATTTATTCTACCTGGTGGGTGGGAGACAATATATCCAATTTGATGCAATCAGTTGGGGCTAGTGAAAAAGTATTCCACTTAATGGATCTCTTACCGAGCAGCCAATTCATAGAAAGAG GGGTAACATTGCAGAGGTTAACAGGGCGTATTGAGTTTCTAAATGTATCTTTTCACTATCCTTCAAGGCCAACG GTATCTGTAGTGCAACATGTGAACTTTGTTGTCTATCCTGGTGAGGTGGTTGCAATA GTTGGACTTAGTGGTAGTGGAAAAAGCACATTGGTGAATCTTTTGCTCCGTCTCTATGAGCCTACAAATGGTCAG ATTTTGATAGATGATATCCCTcttaaagatttggacatcATGTGGTGGAGAGAGAGAGTTGGATTTGTGGGCCAG GAACCCAAACTCTTCCGAATGGATATTAGTTCAAACATAAGATATGGATGTACGCGAGATGTAAAGCAGGAGGATATTGAATGGGCTGCAAAGCAGGCCTATGCCCACAACTTTATCTCAGCACTTCCCAATGGTTATGAAACACTTGTTGATGATGATCTGTTAAGTGGAGGACAAAAGCAGCGAATTGCTATTGCTAGGGCCCTTCTTAGGGACCCAAAAATATTGATCCTTGATGAAGCCACTAGTGCACTAGATGCTGAAAGTGAGCATAATGTCAAG GGTGTTCTTCGATCTGTTAGAAGTGACTCTGCAACAAGAAGTGTCATAGTCATTGCACACAG GCTTTCTACCATACAAGCAGCTGACAGGATTGTGGTGATGGATGGTGGTCACATTATTGAG ATGGGAAGTCACAGGGAACTTCTCTTAAAAGATGGTTTGTATGCACGGTTAACCAGAAAACAGGCTGATGCCATGGCATGA